Proteins encoded in a region of the bacterium genome:
- a CDS encoding MBL fold metallo-hydrolase, with the protein MPLELLTIPVGPLQANCYVLHDPAGPAVVIDPGGEPERIIAQCEGMQPQLVLLTHGHADHVAAARVLQGELAIPVLAHPEDWHFVATPHPYFVQMVGGMEPCAPDEALDDGQQIEVGEITLRVLHTPGHSLGSVCFLGDGVVFTGDTLFAGSVGRTDLPGGDWGTLEESLRKLIAATTPQTVAYPGHGPATTIGEELQENPFLQEL; encoded by the coding sequence ATGCCCCTGGAACTACTCACCATCCCTGTCGGTCCGCTGCAAGCCAACTGCTATGTGCTCCACGATCCCGCCGGTCCGGCCGTCGTCATTGACCCGGGCGGTGAGCCGGAGCGGATCATCGCGCAGTGCGAGGGGATGCAGCCGCAACTCGTGCTGCTCACGCACGGCCACGCCGATCACGTCGCCGCCGCCCGCGTGCTGCAGGGCGAGCTGGCCATCCCCGTGCTCGCCCACCCCGAGGACTGGCACTTCGTCGCCACCCCCCACCCGTACTTCGTGCAGATGGTCGGTGGCATGGAGCCCTGCGCGCCGGATGAGGCGCTCGACGACGGTCAGCAGATCGAGGTCGGGGAGATCACCCTCCGCGTCCTGCACACACCGGGGCATTCGCTCGGCAGTGTCTGCTTCCTCGGGGACGGGGTCGTCTTCACAGGTGACACGCTGTTCGCCGGCAGTGTCGGCCGCACGGACCTGCCCGGCGGAGACTGGGGCACGCTGGAGGAGTCGCTGCGCAAGCTGATCGCCGCCACGACCCCGCAGACCGTCGCCTACCCCGGCCACGGCCCGGCGACGACCATCGGCGAGGAACTCCAGGAGAACCCCTTCCTGCAAGAGTTGTAG
- a CDS encoding glycosyltransferase family 4 protein, whose amino-acid sequence MRIAIDTRTLGSPKTGDRTVTLGLVKALAPLAEGDGHRLLLIGQEPPPEGLLPGSPAYEVHVAPRPRGYRWMLSAFPKVCREARADVALIHYMGPFSSPCPFATIIHDTVWRSLPATFPWRDRLLLNTFIPGTIRRAAAVIAVSDFTRSEIARHYRQAAGKLHVVPNAIDPAYRPVTDEAERQRVRAQYDLPEGYILSVGVLQPRKNVQGLLEAHGQMRPDLRRRHPLVIAGKRGWMVEALLAAAQGMEQSVQFIGYVADADLPGLYSMASCFVYPSLYEGFGLPPLEAMACGTPAITSNVASLPEVCGEAALLVDPSRASEITAAMERVLTDETLRGQMIERGRRQAARFDWTDSARRLLEVLGQVASPSR is encoded by the coding sequence ATGCGCATCGCCATAGATACCCGCACCCTGGGCTCGCCCAAGACCGGCGACCGAACGGTCACGCTCGGGCTCGTGAAGGCCCTGGCCCCCCTGGCGGAGGGAGACGGCCACAGGCTGCTGCTCATCGGCCAGGAGCCGCCGCCGGAGGGGCTGCTGCCCGGGTCGCCTGCCTACGAGGTGCATGTCGCTCCCCGGCCGCGTGGCTACCGCTGGATGCTATCGGCCTTCCCGAAGGTGTGCCGTGAGGCCCGTGCGGATGTCGCCCTGATTCACTACATGGGCCCCTTCTCCTCGCCGTGCCCTTTCGCCACGATCATCCACGACACCGTCTGGCGGAGCCTCCCCGCCACCTTCCCGTGGCGCGACCGCCTGCTGCTGAACACCTTCATCCCCGGCACCATCCGACGCGCCGCGGCCGTCATCGCCGTCAGCGACTTCACGCGCAGTGAGATCGCGCGGCACTACCGGCAGGCGGCAGGCAAGCTGCACGTTGTGCCCAATGCCATTGACCCGGCCTACCGTCCTGTAACCGACGAGGCCGAGCGGCAGCGCGTGCGCGCACAGTACGACCTGCCCGAGGGCTACATCCTGTCGGTGGGGGTCCTGCAGCCACGCAAGAATGTGCAGGGCCTGCTGGAGGCGCACGGGCAGATGCGGCCGGACCTGCGGAGGCGACACCCGCTGGTCATCGCCGGCAAGCGTGGCTGGATGGTCGAGGCGCTGCTGGCCGCGGCACAGGGCATGGAGCAGTCGGTGCAGTTCATCGGCTATGTGGCCGATGCGGACCTGCCCGGCCTGTACTCGATGGCGTCGTGCTTCGTCTACCCGTCGCTCTACGAGGGATTCGGGCTGCCGCCGCTGGAGGCGATGGCCTGTGGCACACCGGCCATCACCTCGAACGTGGCATCTCTGCCGGAGGTGTGCGGGGAGGCAGCCCTGCTCGTGGACCCGAGCCGTGCCAGTGAGATCACGGCGGCAATGGAGCGGGTGCTTACCGATGAGACGCTGCGGGGGCAGATGATCGAGCGGGGGCGGCGGCAGGCCGCGCGCTTCGACTGGACGGACTCGGCGCGGCGGTTGCTGGAGGTGCTGGGGCAGGTTGCCTCTCCCAGCCGCTGA
- a CDS encoding PDZ domain-containing protein has protein sequence MRTTLPLTVLLLLAVVPPGMAQPAAGTTEAAGLVFRTLSADDLDSIQRATGYRLGVGIAEVKPGTPGAAAGYKAGDVILAVGKTGVDSAEKAVAAIRAATGEVDCASVIKAGDTFEAQVVKLRLGGPAPAAQAGLPQGATAGEPNPNADPIGAYFDMLDFIRSQAWARSVVTTPEERQRVSALVQQTWGTMDATAQAQIMALPQAWAQLQANWKAASDADKQRQKTLWADALLLPGNLYPPPANPQKFAAPGNIASVEYPGDWTGGMTEIEGTPFAFLGPNGAQANWQQVFDTPNSPAGALFAVAEVPAGMQNATYVDGARALAQMLIPNGLANLREIQALPIGEIGAIITVVGKFPGQNEEKFYWIGVTQFGQGKIFAGRMGGKVAEADKLIPAFAYMLGTLQLNPPAPAGGGGGGVSGAWEAAWSRVGTAAVANIWAPSGN, from the coding sequence ATGCGCACTACCCTCCCCCTGACGGTGTTGCTGCTGCTTGCAGTCGTGCCTCCGGGAATGGCACAACCGGCCGCCGGCACCACTGAGGCCGCCGGCCTCGTCTTCCGCACCCTCAGCGCCGATGACCTCGATAGCATCCAGCGCGCCACCGGCTACCGCCTCGGCGTGGGGATTGCCGAGGTGAAGCCTGGAACGCCCGGGGCCGCGGCGGGCTACAAGGCGGGGGATGTCATCCTGGCAGTCGGCAAGACCGGGGTGGACAGCGCCGAGAAGGCGGTTGCTGCGATCCGGGCCGCCACCGGCGAAGTGGACTGCGCTTCCGTGATCAAGGCCGGCGACACGTTCGAGGCGCAGGTGGTGAAGCTGAGATTGGGCGGCCCGGCACCAGCCGCCCAGGCAGGGCTACCCCAGGGCGCCACCGCGGGTGAGCCGAACCCCAATGCCGACCCGATCGGTGCCTACTTCGACATGCTGGACTTCATCCGCAGCCAGGCGTGGGCGCGGTCCGTCGTGACCACGCCGGAGGAGCGTCAGCGGGTGTCGGCGCTGGTGCAGCAGACCTGGGGCACGATGGACGCCACGGCGCAGGCACAGATCATGGCCCTGCCGCAGGCCTGGGCGCAGTTGCAGGCCAACTGGAAGGCCGCGAGCGACGCGGACAAGCAGCGGCAGAAGACGCTGTGGGCGGACGCGCTGCTACTGCCCGGCAACCTCTATCCCCCGCCCGCCAACCCGCAGAAGTTCGCAGCGCCAGGCAACATCGCGTCCGTCGAGTACCCCGGTGACTGGACCGGCGGCATGACCGAGATCGAGGGCACGCCGTTCGCCTTCCTCGGCCCCAACGGCGCGCAGGCCAACTGGCAACAGGTCTTCGATACCCCCAACAGCCCTGCCGGGGCGCTCTTTGCCGTCGCCGAAGTGCCGGCCGGGATGCAGAACGCCACCTACGTAGACGGGGCGCGGGCGCTGGCGCAGATGCTCATCCCCAACGGCCTCGCCAACCTGCGCGAGATCCAGGCGCTGCCCATCGGCGAGATCGGGGCGATCATCACCGTGGTCGGCAAGTTCCCCGGGCAGAATGAGGAGAAGTTCTACTGGATCGGTGTGACACAGTTCGGGCAGGGGAAGATCTTCGCGGGCCGGATGGGCGGCAAGGTCGCTGAGGCCGACAAGCTGATCCCGGCCTTCGCGTACATGCTGGGAACGCTGCAGCTCAACCCGCCCGCACCGGCCGGCGGCGGGGGTGGCGGTGTCTCCGGAGCGTGGGAGGCGGCGTGGAGCCGGGTAGGGACGGCGGCGGTCGCCAATATCTGGGCACCGAGCGGCAACTAG
- a CDS encoding PDZ domain-containing protein yields the protein MMLLVCGHAYAYWQMYYDEEACRQFDRDMEAGGQFDRPDYGRPQGHWATREEALAYLRGAGLNAYCLQHIRLIERVEASTAARGSGSSGGTSNPGGQRGGRGGGQLVSLGAVLVETPTDATTKGLLAQQVVPGGLADAVGLKPGDVIVKWGMMTLAELPNVARKRVLPVLTRGTLPAGLSVDIVVARDGQTINLTINTSNPGAQPAGGGDGSGGPGGAVTPGVAATPADSPTGRQRFSLGVGEAPSESPTGGPHFSLGFGGGGTPPDSPANGILVQRVVPGGIADAAGIMPGDVIVKWGSETFSASPDNIGRVLPLSAEEDGLSADIVVVRNGQTIPLTVRCADPAAQSANSVVTPSAARQLVVSAALAQQAADAAVGGNLEAARDLAQKSARAMTGEIDLTQLPSLGDLSKPGDSTPSAALSTEALSAVDENLRRMDSARVAQERVPTPCASPEQAALRMHASLEEARAVANLLKLSEVLATARRDPSTTNEAVVAIRSLGKVTAVSGPVATPGGAGGLGGQTTPAGPQPAVKDDITPEQRRKLLAELTSLQGELEATKAQLGKLTGAIQQDQRQFEDWELVARAGMDKCSGVLYNLLMDWTVAPLSERCEVMHGLAQKLPDKPQGLIDRLGRISAWFKAMGATQTLKDVADVAGREGKTRTELLEEVRDDLSIIASQPGFDKFVVSVAWKQGINMVDMAWSYAQFSAAYDGIEQMTKNSEGYRQAVAALTTRMQAIVKRTHEVKQELSGE from the coding sequence ATGATGCTCCTGGTTTGCGGGCATGCGTATGCGTACTGGCAGATGTACTATGACGAGGAAGCATGCAGGCAGTTCGACAGGGACATGGAAGCAGGCGGGCAGTTCGACAGGCCGGACTACGGCAGGCCTCAGGGGCACTGGGCGACGCGGGAAGAGGCTCTTGCGTACTTGAGGGGGGCGGGGCTGAACGCGTACTGTCTGCAGCATATCCGGTTGATTGAGCGAGTCGAAGCCAGTACCGCCGCCAGGGGCAGCGGCAGTTCCGGCGGAACCAGCAATCCCGGAGGTCAGCGCGGCGGTCGTGGTGGCGGGCAGTTGGTCTCGCTCGGCGCTGTCCTCGTCGAGACCCCGACCGACGCAACCACCAAAGGCCTCCTGGCGCAGCAGGTTGTTCCCGGAGGCCTAGCCGATGCCGTGGGGCTCAAGCCCGGCGACGTTATCGTGAAATGGGGCATGATGACGCTCGCCGAGTTGCCCAACGTCGCAAGGAAACGTGTGCTGCCGGTTCTCACGCGAGGCACGCTGCCAGCTGGACTGAGTGTGGATATCGTGGTCGCTCGAGATGGGCAGACCATTAACCTGACTATCAACACCAGCAATCCCGGTGCACAGCCGGCAGGTGGTGGCGACGGTTCTGGTGGACCAGGCGGCGCGGTAACCCCAGGCGTCGCCGCAACCCCGGCCGACTCCCCCACCGGCAGGCAGCGGTTCTCGCTCGGCGTGGGTGAAGCCCCGTCCGAGTCACCCACCGGCGGGCCGCATTTCTCGCTCGGCTTCGGCGGCGGCGGAACCCCGCCCGACTCACCGGCCAACGGTATCCTGGTGCAGCGGGTCGTGCCCGGGGGCATCGCCGATGCCGCGGGGATCATGCCCGGCGACGTTATCGTGAAGTGGGGCTCGGAGACGTTCAGTGCCTCGCCCGACAACATCGGGCGGGTTCTGCCCTTGTCTGCTGAGGAAGACGGACTGAGTGCAGATATCGTGGTCGTCCGGAATGGCCAGACCATCCCCCTGACCGTCAGGTGCGCCGATCCTGCTGCACAGTCCGCCAACTCAGTGGTCACCCCGAGCGCCGCCAGGCAGCTTGTCGTGAGTGCCGCTCTCGCCCAGCAAGCCGCGGACGCCGCCGTCGGAGGCAACCTGGAGGCGGCGCGCGATCTGGCGCAAAAGAGCGCTCGCGCGATGACGGGTGAGATTGATCTCACCCAGCTTCCTTCCCTCGGCGATCTGTCCAAGCCCGGCGATTCCACGCCGTCGGCGGCCCTGTCCACCGAGGCGCTCTCGGCCGTAGACGAGAACCTCAGACGGATGGACAGCGCCCGAGTCGCCCAGGAACGGGTGCCCACCCCATGCGCCTCGCCGGAGCAAGCCGCCCTCCGCATGCACGCCAGCCTCGAGGAGGCCCGGGCCGTGGCCAACCTGCTGAAGTTGAGCGAGGTGTTGGCCACGGCGCGCCGGGACCCGAGCACGACGAACGAGGCCGTGGTGGCGATCCGCAGTCTGGGCAAGGTGACCGCAGTGTCGGGGCCAGTCGCGACTCCCGGCGGCGCAGGCGGACTCGGCGGTCAGACGACGCCGGCCGGTCCGCAGCCCGCCGTCAAGGACGATATCACCCCGGAGCAGCGCCGGAAGTTGCTGGCGGAATTGACCTCGCTGCAGGGCGAACTAGAGGCGACCAAAGCGCAGCTCGGCAAGCTGACCGGGGCGATCCAGCAGGATCAGAGGCAGTTCGAGGACTGGGAGCTGGTCGCGCGTGCCGGCATGGACAAGTGCAGTGGCGTCCTGTACAACCTGCTGATGGATTGGACCGTGGCGCCGCTCTCGGAGCGCTGCGAGGTGATGCACGGTCTGGCCCAGAAGTTGCCCGACAAACCCCAGGGCTTGATTGACCGGCTGGGGCGCATCAGTGCCTGGTTCAAGGCGATGGGCGCCACTCAGACATTGAAGGACGTAGCGGACGTCGCCGGCAGGGAAGGCAAGACGCGTACGGAACTACTGGAGGAAGTCCGCGATGATCTGAGTATCATCGCCAGCCAGCCGGGATTCGACAAGTTCGTCGTGAGCGTGGCGTGGAAGCAGGGAATCAACATGGTGGACATGGCCTGGAGTTACGCGCAGTTCTCCGCCGCCTACGATGGCATCGAGCAGATGACCAAGAACAGCGAGGGCTACCGGCAGGCGGTGGCCGCCCTGACGACCCGCATGCAGGCGATCGTGAAGCGGACCCATGAGGTCAAGCAAGAGCTGAGCGGGGAGTAG
- a CDS encoding tetratricopeptide repeat protein, with translation MPSKTRKYIGWAIVVAGIIALQPLSRSVAVDRLILGVNPPTPWTRILARSSQDPELAVTGVTGVIVGAILGGFREVAASMLWMKTDALWDKGEGTHVQALWTMRLTTLLDPHWLEPWRITGWHLAYNMFVETDKPEEKAKFLQMGVDSLKEGVSWNPDRYDLYFELGWTYFDKVRDYENAVKWLQASIEFPHPEYIDRLIAHALERQPDMPRALDWYDYCLKRNPTDGTAAGATMTIRERYLPAWRLMEEGKYDAAVAHIDKWLLVEPNNTLGLHMKAHILEQAKRTDEALEVWKLAAASSALNAHAQTKVVELSQKLGKPVPPVAQALFMQQARRQMKFEMPKE, from the coding sequence ATGCCCTCAAAGACCAGGAAGTACATCGGCTGGGCCATCGTCGTGGCCGGAATCATCGCCCTCCAGCCGCTTAGCCGCAGCGTAGCGGTGGATCGCCTGATCCTGGGCGTCAACCCCCCGACGCCCTGGACACGCATCCTCGCCCGCAGCAGCCAGGACCCTGAGTTGGCCGTCACCGGCGTCACCGGCGTGATCGTCGGCGCCATTCTGGGCGGCTTCCGCGAAGTGGCCGCCTCGATGCTGTGGATGAAGACCGACGCGCTGTGGGACAAGGGTGAGGGGACGCACGTGCAGGCCCTGTGGACCATGCGTCTGACCACGCTGCTCGATCCGCACTGGCTGGAGCCCTGGCGCATTACCGGCTGGCACCTGGCCTACAACATGTTCGTCGAGACCGACAAGCCCGAGGAGAAGGCCAAGTTCCTGCAGATGGGTGTGGACAGCCTCAAAGAGGGTGTCTCGTGGAACCCGGACCGCTACGACCTGTACTTCGAGTTGGGCTGGACCTACTTCGACAAGGTCCGCGACTATGAGAACGCGGTGAAGTGGCTGCAGGCCTCCATCGAGTTCCCGCATCCGGAGTACATTGACCGCCTCATCGCCCACGCGCTGGAGCGCCAGCCGGACATGCCGCGTGCCCTGGACTGGTACGACTACTGCCTCAAGCGCAACCCCACCGATGGCACGGCGGCCGGGGCCACCATGACGATCCGCGAGCGCTACCTGCCCGCCTGGCGCCTGATGGAAGAGGGCAAGTATGACGCGGCTGTCGCCCACATTGACAAGTGGCTGCTCGTGGAGCCCAACAACACCCTCGGCCTGCACATGAAGGCGCACATCCTCGAGCAGGCCAAGCGCACCGATGAGGCACTTGAGGTGTGGAAGCTGGCTGCGGCCAGCAGCGCGCTGAACGCCCACGCACAGACCAAGGTGGTCGAGCTGTCCCAGAAGCTGGGCAAGCCCGTGCCGCCAGTGGCGCAGGCCCTCTTCATGCAGCAGGCGCGCCGTCAGATGAAGTTCGAGATGCCCAAGGAGTGA
- a CDS encoding ABC transporter permease — MRPIFRVAKATFHEAWRRKFLNTILVFAILIIGCSWVFAYLQPGAELKMIIDVSLGSIRFFGMLIAVFMGTRLIPDEIEKRTIHTILTKPVSRAQFLFGKFLGGIATILVNVLLMGAAFVIVFAIKAPQFKNLAEGAMGMEFIFGNIIKSIILSFFEVSVVMAIAVTASTVFSWIVATIFTFFVYFVGQMSEFFNQLANPERDIPYIAKAFLGVIYKLLPHFEIFDIREAIMKDQFMPWDVMGKIVAQGLAYILIVILIGYLTFNEREV; from the coding sequence ATGCGCCCGATCTTCCGTGTCGCCAAAGCAACCTTCCACGAGGCCTGGCGCCGCAAGTTCCTGAATACCATTCTGGTCTTCGCCATCCTCATCATCGGCTGCTCGTGGGTCTTCGCCTACCTGCAGCCCGGCGCCGAGCTCAAGATGATCATTGACGTGTCGCTCGGCTCCATCCGCTTCTTCGGCATGCTCATCGCGGTGTTCATGGGCACCCGCCTGATCCCTGATGAGATCGAGAAGCGTACCATCCACACGATCCTGACCAAGCCGGTCAGCCGCGCCCAGTTCCTCTTCGGGAAGTTCCTCGGCGGCATCGCAACCATCCTCGTCAACGTGCTGCTGATGGGCGCCGCCTTCGTCATCGTGTTCGCCATCAAGGCCCCGCAGTTCAAGAACCTGGCCGAAGGCGCCATGGGCATGGAGTTCATCTTCGGCAACATCATCAAGTCCATCATCCTGTCCTTCTTCGAGGTGTCCGTCGTCATGGCCATCGCCGTCACCGCCTCCACGGTCTTCTCGTGGATCGTGGCGACGATCTTCACGTTCTTCGTCTACTTCGTGGGCCAGATGTCCGAGTTCTTCAACCAGCTCGCTAACCCCGAGCGCGACATCCCGTACATCGCGAAGGCCTTCCTGGGTGTGATCTACAAGCTGCTGCCGCACTTTGAGATCTTCGACATCCGCGAAGCCATCATGAAGGACCAGTTCATGCCCTGGGATGTGATGGGCAAGATTGTGGCCCAGGGCCTGGCCTACATCCTGATCGTCATTCTGATCGGGTACCTGACGTTCAATGAGCGCGAAGTGTAG
- a CDS encoding ABC transporter ATP-binding protein yields the protein MDLSLEVEEGQIFGLVGPNGSGKTTTLKLLLGLIFPDSGSGEILGLKVGDPASRERIGFLPEEPYYYDHLNAIELLRFYGGLFGMGGAPLEERIKELLDLVGMWDRRYIRVRNYSRGMRQRIGVAQALINEPDLVFMDEPTSGLDPIGAMQIREVIIKIREQGKTVFLCSHLLKEMEPLCDNVAILARGQLKAMGHVGELLAGGDQFMVTAQDVPPTITAQLQSLTDRAHLEGRALTAYFADQAKALQGGEVVRSAGGTITFLGPQRRSLEEVFIEKVGEETR from the coding sequence TTGGACCTGTCCCTGGAAGTGGAGGAGGGCCAGATCTTCGGGCTTGTGGGGCCGAACGGTTCGGGCAAGACGACGACCCTCAAGCTCCTGCTCGGGCTGATCTTCCCCGACAGCGGCAGCGGGGAGATCCTGGGCCTCAAGGTCGGCGACCCGGCGAGCCGCGAGCGCATCGGCTTCCTGCCCGAGGAGCCCTACTACTACGATCACCTCAACGCCATCGAGCTGCTGCGCTTCTATGGCGGGCTGTTCGGCATGGGTGGGGCGCCCCTCGAAGAGCGCATCAAGGAGCTGCTGGACCTGGTGGGCATGTGGGACCGGCGGTACATCCGCGTGCGCAACTACTCGCGCGGGATGCGCCAGCGCATCGGCGTAGCCCAGGCACTCATCAACGAGCCCGACCTGGTGTTCATGGATGAGCCCACCTCCGGCCTCGACCCCATCGGCGCCATGCAGATCCGCGAGGTCATCATCAAGATCCGCGAGCAGGGCAAGACCGTCTTTCTGTGCTCCCACCTGCTCAAGGAGATGGAGCCGCTGTGTGACAACGTGGCGATCCTGGCACGCGGCCAGCTCAAGGCCATGGGGCATGTGGGTGAGCTGCTGGCCGGCGGCGACCAGTTCATGGTCACCGCTCAGGATGTGCCTCCGACCATCACTGCGCAGCTCCAGAGCCTGACCGACCGCGCCCACCTGGAGGGCCGGGCCCTCACCGCCTACTTCGCCGATCAGGCCAAGGCACTGCAGGGCGGGGAAGTCGTGCGGAGCGCGGGCGGCACCATCACCTTCCTGGGCCCCCAGCGCCGCAGCCTCGAAGAAGTGTTCATCGAAAAAGTCGGGGAGGAGACCCGGTAA
- a CDS encoding 4Fe-4S dicluster domain-containing protein: protein MRIVGEDKPLEATEGFCDAIAQASGQEIEACYQCGKCTAGCPMARAMDLMPNQVIRAVQLGLKDLALDANAIWYCAGCETCASRCPRDIDMARVNKALARVCVREHRRPKDPGVAAFHRAFMESMGRWGRAHEVEVMSLTKLRNSAQRFRDILLGGMLFGKGRLGLLPHWVERSARKVRAILKRDAEAA, encoded by the coding sequence ATGCGAATCGTTGGCGAAGACAAACCCCTGGAGGCCACGGAAGGCTTCTGTGACGCGATAGCGCAGGCCAGTGGCCAGGAGATCGAGGCCTGCTACCAGTGCGGCAAGTGCACCGCCGGCTGCCCCATGGCGCGGGCCATGGACCTGATGCCCAACCAGGTCATCCGCGCGGTGCAACTGGGGCTCAAAGACCTGGCTCTGGACGCGAACGCCATCTGGTATTGCGCCGGCTGCGAGACGTGCGCCAGCCGCTGCCCACGCGACATTGACATGGCGCGGGTGAACAAGGCGCTGGCGCGGGTATGCGTGCGCGAGCACCGCCGCCCCAAGGACCCCGGCGTCGCCGCCTTCCACCGGGCCTTCATGGAGTCCATGGGCCGTTGGGGGCGCGCACACGAGGTCGAGGTGATGAGCCTGACCAAGCTGCGCAACTCCGCCCAGCGCTTCCGCGACATTCTCCTGGGCGGCATGCTCTTTGGCAAGGGGCGCCTGGGGCTCCTGCCGCACTGGGTGGAGCGCAGCGCGCGCAAGGTGCGGGCCATCCTGAAGCGCGATGCCGAGGCAGCGTAG